One part of the Thermococcus radiotolerans genome encodes these proteins:
- the upp gene encoding uracil phosphoribosyltransferase, with protein sequence MIEDKRWKGVYSFEDSPFIMEILTELRDEKTGPIPFRKGLVKLGRYMAYELTKTMEVERVPIKTPLEETTGTIVKDRRNVVIITVLRAAIPLMEGLIKVLDHARVGIVSASRGKAPKFEIEMRYVKVPQIREEDTVIVADPMIATGSTLIKVLEEVKKYGKAKRYVIVGVLAAPEGISRIKEAHPDVEMFVAAIDRELNDHGYILPGLGDAGDRAFGAPIKV encoded by the coding sequence AGATTCTGACGGAGCTGAGGGACGAGAAAACGGGGCCAATACCGTTCAGAAAGGGACTCGTCAAGCTCGGCCGCTACATGGCCTACGAGCTGACCAAGACGATGGAGGTCGAAAGGGTTCCGATAAAAACGCCGCTTGAGGAGACAACCGGAACGATAGTCAAGGACAGGCGAAACGTCGTCATAATCACCGTTCTCCGCGCGGCGATACCCCTCATGGAGGGCCTCATCAAGGTCCTCGACCATGCCCGCGTTGGTATCGTTTCGGCCTCCCGCGGAAAGGCGCCGAAGTTCGAGATAGAGATGAGGTACGTCAAGGTGCCGCAGATAAGGGAGGAGGACACCGTCATCGTAGCAGACCCAATGATAGCAACCGGTTCAACGCTCATCAAGGTTCTCGAAGAGGTCAAGAAGTACGGAAAGGCCAAGCGCTACGTCATAGTTGGAGTTCTCGCGGCCCCCGAGGGAATAAGTAGGATAAAGGAAGCCCACCCGGACGTTGAGATGTTTGTGGCGGCCATAGACAGGGAGCTCAACGACCACGGCTACATCCTGCCCGGCCTTGGAGACGCCGGCGACAGGGCCTTCGGTGCGCCGATTAAGGTTTGA
- the rpiA gene encoding ribose-5-phosphate isomerase RpiA: MEEFKRAVAKEALKFIEDDMIVGLGTGSTTAYFIEYLGKLIMEEELEDVYGVPTSYQARLLALENGVPVVGLDEVDAIDIAVDGADEVDPHLNLIKGRGAALTMEKIIEYRAGTFLVLVDEGKLVERLGQRMPVPIEVIPAAWRAIAEEIEVFNATAELRMASKKDGPVVTDNGNFILDARFHRIDDPLDLEIELNNIPGVVENGIFADIADIVLVGTKDGVKKLER, translated from the coding sequence ATGGAGGAATTCAAGAGGGCCGTCGCTAAGGAGGCGTTGAAGTTCATCGAGGACGACATGATAGTCGGCCTCGGCACAGGCTCCACCACCGCTTACTTCATCGAGTACCTCGGCAAGCTCATAATGGAGGAGGAGCTCGAGGACGTCTACGGTGTTCCCACCTCCTACCAGGCCAGGCTCCTCGCCCTTGAGAACGGCGTTCCGGTAGTTGGTCTGGACGAGGTGGATGCGATTGACATCGCCGTTGACGGCGCCGACGAGGTTGACCCGCACCTCAACCTCATCAAGGGCCGCGGTGCGGCGCTCACCATGGAGAAGATAATCGAGTACCGCGCCGGAACGTTCCTCGTTCTCGTTGACGAGGGCAAGCTCGTGGAGAGGCTTGGCCAGAGGATGCCGGTTCCCATCGAGGTGATTCCGGCAGCTTGGCGCGCCATAGCCGAGGAGATAGAGGTCTTCAACGCAACGGCAGAGCTCAGGATGGCGAGCAAGAAGGACGGGCCGGTTGTTACGGACAACGGCAACTTCATCCTCGACGCCAGATTCCACCGCATAGACGACCCGCTCGACCTTGAGATAGAGCTCAACAACATTCCGGGCGTCGTGGAGAACGGCATCTTTGCGGACATAGCCGACATAGTCCTCGTTGGCACCAAGGACGGTGTCAAGAAGCTGGAGCGCTGA
- a CDS encoding pyridoxal-phosphate dependent enzyme: MQVRCPSCGRLYSSLIPLTCSCGEPLGITYDYDNVDVSAWRDRKPGVWRYRELLPDVRKVISLNEGGTPLLKAKLGEELGLNVFIKDETRNPTGSFRDRLITVALSYGLPYAENGFVVASNGNAAASLAAYSARAGVDAYTVVPRLIESGKLNQIVAFGAKVIRYGESVDEGISYAEGLAEGKGLYNVTPESNIIGLEGQKTLAFELWEELNPTHVVVPTGSGSNLYSIYKGFVELMEIGAIEEMPKLIAVQAEKCSPIASEILGVEPRAEPTKALALYVKNPVMKELALRAIHETDGTAVMVGEDELDLGQRLLAGEGVFAEYASAVIVPALLKLAEEGYFERDDRIALIVTSSGLKGHYSETREKFSIGGTKLDILRLLSERVMYGYEIWEALEKPLKYQAVYQHLRELESLGLIDESHRKGRRVYYRLTDKGRKFLETLSE, encoded by the coding sequence ATGCAGGTTCGCTGTCCAAGCTGCGGGAGGCTCTATTCCTCCCTTATTCCCCTAACCTGCTCCTGCGGTGAACCCCTTGGAATAACCTACGACTACGATAACGTGGACGTTTCTGCTTGGAGGGACCGGAAACCCGGTGTCTGGAGGTACCGTGAGCTTCTCCCCGATGTGAGGAAAGTCATCAGTCTGAACGAGGGCGGAACGCCCCTTCTGAAGGCAAAACTTGGCGAAGAGCTGGGATTGAACGTATTCATCAAGGACGAGACCCGGAACCCCACGGGCTCCTTCCGCGACAGGCTCATCACGGTCGCCCTTTCCTACGGTCTCCCCTACGCCGAGAACGGCTTCGTGGTTGCGAGCAACGGAAACGCGGCCGCTTCCCTGGCTGCTTACTCCGCGAGGGCGGGTGTCGATGCGTACACCGTCGTGCCCAGATTGATAGAATCCGGAAAGCTCAACCAGATAGTGGCCTTTGGTGCCAAGGTTATACGCTACGGCGAGAGCGTTGATGAGGGCATAAGCTACGCGGAGGGATTGGCCGAGGGGAAAGGGCTCTACAACGTAACGCCAGAGAGCAACATCATCGGCCTTGAGGGGCAGAAGACACTCGCCTTTGAGCTCTGGGAGGAGCTGAACCCGACCCACGTGGTGGTTCCGACCGGCAGCGGGAGCAACCTCTACAGCATCTACAAGGGGTTCGTTGAGCTCATGGAGATAGGGGCCATCGAGGAGATGCCAAAACTTATCGCCGTTCAGGCCGAGAAGTGTTCCCCCATAGCGAGCGAAATCCTGGGCGTCGAGCCGAGGGCGGAGCCGACCAAGGCGCTGGCGCTCTACGTGAAGAACCCCGTGATGAAGGAGCTCGCACTCCGGGCCATACACGAGACCGATGGAACCGCGGTGATGGTCGGCGAGGATGAGCTTGACCTCGGGCAGAGACTGCTCGCCGGTGAGGGGGTCTTCGCGGAATACGCTTCGGCGGTGATAGTTCCCGCCCTGCTCAAGCTGGCGGAGGAGGGCTACTTTGAGAGGGACGACAGGATAGCGCTCATTGTGACCAGCTCAGGTCTCAAGGGGCACTACTCCGAGACCAGGGAGAAGTTCAGCATAGGGGGAACGAAGCTCGACATCCTGAGGCTCCTCAGCGAGAGGGTCATGTACGGCTACGAGATATGGGAGGCCCTTGAGAAGCCCCTGAAGTACCAGGCGGTTTACCAGCACCTCCGCGAGCTTGAAAGTCTGGGTTTGATAGATGAATCCCACAGAAAGGGCAGGCGCGTCTACTACAGGCTGACGGATAAGGGCCGCAAGTTCCTGGAGACACTGTCCGAGTAA
- a CDS encoding beta-CASP ribonuclease aCPSF1: MIRRETFVDDILRDIKAVISQMVPREARITDVEFEGPELVIYVKNPEAIMQDGELIKNLAKVLKKRISVRPDPEVLLPPEKAEEMIKQLVPPEAEITNVSFDPSVGEVLIEAKKPGLVIGKNGETLRLITQRVHWAPRVIRTPPLQSQTIYSIRQILQAEAKDRRKFLRQVGRNIYRKPELKSEWIRITGLGGFREVGRSALLVQTNESYVLVDFGVNIAALRDPKKAFPHFEAPEFRYVLDAGLLDAIIITHAHLDHSGMLPYLFRYKLFDGPIYTTPPTRDLMVLLQQDFIEIQQMNGVEPLYRPRDIKEVIKHTITLDYGEVRDIAPDMRLTLHNAGHILGSSIVHLHIGNGLHNIAITGDFKFIPTRLFEPAVSRFPRLETLVMESTYGGSNDYQMPREEAEKRLIEVIHQTIRRKGKVLIPAMAVGRAQEIMMVLEEYARVGGIEVPIYLDGMIWEATAIHTAYPEYLSRHLREQIFHEGYNPFLNPIFKPVANSRERQDIIDSGEPAIIIATSGMLVGGPSVEYFKQLAPDPKNSMIFVSYQAEGTLGRQVQRGLREIPLVGEGGKTEVVKVNMEVHTIDGFSGHADRRELISYIARLRPRPERVITVHGEPHKCLDLSTSIHKKFGLSTRAPNNLDAIRLK, translated from the coding sequence TTGATAAGGAGAGAAACTTTCGTTGATGACATATTACGGGACATAAAGGCCGTTATAAGTCAGATGGTCCCCAGGGAGGCCAGGATAACCGACGTCGAGTTCGAGGGGCCGGAGCTGGTCATATACGTCAAGAACCCCGAGGCCATAATGCAGGACGGGGAGCTCATCAAGAACCTTGCTAAGGTGCTCAAGAAGCGCATCAGCGTCCGCCCTGACCCGGAGGTTCTTCTTCCGCCGGAAAAGGCCGAGGAAATGATAAAGCAGCTCGTTCCACCGGAGGCAGAGATAACCAATGTGAGCTTTGACCCATCAGTTGGAGAGGTCCTCATAGAGGCCAAGAAGCCGGGTCTGGTTATAGGAAAGAACGGCGAAACCCTGAGGCTCATAACCCAGAGGGTTCACTGGGCCCCCAGGGTCATAAGGACTCCCCCCCTCCAGAGCCAGACCATCTACTCCATAAGGCAGATACTCCAGGCCGAGGCGAAGGACAGGAGGAAGTTCCTCAGGCAGGTTGGGCGGAACATCTACCGCAAGCCCGAGCTGAAGAGTGAGTGGATTAGAATCACCGGTCTTGGAGGCTTCCGTGAGGTTGGAAGGAGTGCGCTCCTTGTCCAAACCAACGAGAGCTATGTTCTCGTTGACTTCGGCGTTAACATAGCTGCACTCAGGGATCCCAAGAAGGCCTTTCCACACTTTGAGGCGCCGGAGTTTAGGTACGTCCTCGATGCCGGCCTGCTTGACGCCATCATCATAACCCACGCTCACCTCGACCACAGCGGAATGCTGCCGTACCTCTTCCGCTACAAGCTCTTCGACGGGCCGATATACACCACTCCCCCGACCAGGGACCTGATGGTGCTTCTCCAGCAGGACTTCATCGAAATACAGCAGATGAACGGCGTTGAGCCGTTGTACCGCCCGAGGGACATCAAGGAGGTCATCAAGCATACCATAACACTCGACTACGGCGAGGTCAGGGACATAGCCCCAGACATGAGGCTTACCCTCCACAACGCAGGTCACATTCTCGGCTCGTCCATCGTCCACCTCCACATAGGCAACGGTCTCCACAACATAGCCATAACCGGCGACTTCAAGTTCATTCCGACGAGGCTCTTCGAGCCCGCTGTGAGCAGATTCCCGAGGCTTGAGACGCTCGTCATGGAGTCCACCTACGGAGGAAGCAACGACTACCAGATGCCGCGTGAAGAAGCTGAGAAGCGCCTGATAGAGGTTATCCACCAGACGATAAGGAGGAAGGGCAAGGTTCTGATTCCTGCTATGGCGGTCGGTAGGGCCCAGGAGATAATGATGGTCCTCGAAGAGTACGCCCGCGTTGGCGGCATAGAGGTGCCAATCTACCTCGATGGAATGATATGGGAAGCTACGGCAATCCACACGGCCTACCCGGAGTACCTCAGCAGGCACCTCCGCGAGCAGATATTCCACGAGGGCTACAACCCGTTCCTCAACCCGATATTCAAGCCCGTCGCCAACAGCCGTGAGAGGCAGGACATCATAGACAGCGGAGAGCCCGCGATAATCATAGCGACATCGGGCATGCTCGTCGGTGGACCGAGCGTCGAGTACTTCAAGCAGCTCGCCCCCGACCCGAAGAACAGCATGATATTCGTCAGCTACCAGGCCGAGGGAACCCTCGGAAGGCAGGTTCAGAGGGGCTTGAGGGAGATACCGCTAGTTGGAGAGGGCGGAAAGACCGAGGTCGTCAAAGTCAATATGGAGGTCCACACCATAGACGGCTTCTCCGGTCACGCCGACAGGAGGGAGCTGATAAGCTACATAGCGAGGCTGAGGCCCAGGCCCGAGCGCGTCATAACCGTCCACGGCGAGCCCCACAAGTGCCTCGACCTGAGCACCAGCATCCACAAGAAGTTCGGCCTGTCGACGAGGGCACCTAACAACCTCGACGCCATAAGGCTGAAGTGA
- the psmB gene encoding archaeal proteasome endopeptidase complex subunit beta: MAEKLKGTTTVGIVCKDGVVLAADRRASLGNMVLSESVTKVFQIDDHLALAGAGSVGDILSLVRLLRAEAKLYRAKVGYEMSVKALATLTSNILHGSRFMPYFGWFLIAGHDEKPGLYSIDMAGGITEDKFTAAGSGMEFAFAVLEDSYTEDIKLEEGIKLALRAIKAATRRDVFTGEGITLVTVTKDGYRELSKEEIEALLK, from the coding sequence TTGGCTGAAAAGCTAAAGGGAACGACTACGGTCGGCATTGTATGTAAGGACGGCGTCGTCCTAGCGGCGGACAGGAGAGCATCGCTCGGCAACATGGTGCTTTCAGAGAGCGTTACCAAGGTGTTCCAGATAGACGACCACCTGGCCTTGGCCGGTGCGGGGAGCGTTGGAGACATACTCTCGCTCGTTAGGCTTCTGAGGGCCGAGGCCAAGCTGTACAGGGCGAAGGTTGGGTATGAAATGAGCGTGAAGGCCCTTGCTACGCTGACTTCTAACATCCTTCACGGCAGCAGGTTCATGCCGTACTTCGGCTGGTTTCTCATAGCCGGCCACGACGAGAAGCCCGGGCTGTACTCGATAGACATGGCCGGGGGCATTACAGAGGATAAGTTCACCGCCGCGGGCTCTGGAATGGAGTTTGCCTTCGCGGTTCTGGAGGATAGCTACACCGAGGACATTAAGCTGGAAGAGGGCATAAAACTTGCCCTCCGGGCGATAAAAGCCGCCACAAGGCGTGATGTTTTCACCGGGGAGGGAATAACCCTCGTTACCGTGACAAAGGACGGCTACAGGGAGCTGAGCAAGGAGGAGATAGAGGCTCTTCTAAAGTGA
- a CDS encoding potassium channel family protein produces MEKKTEEGLEIELIGFRTFFHEFLRVLYYVKSILLGLFTIIVVFGVMLSLQESLSIGDGIYFAFISAFTVGYGDITPTTPVSKLLCALVLPILGMIMTGIMVAAAMQAISRLYQGRVKKA; encoded by the coding sequence ATGGAGAAGAAGACAGAGGAAGGGCTCGAGATTGAGCTCATAGGCTTTCGCACCTTCTTCCATGAATTTTTGAGGGTCCTCTACTACGTCAAAAGCATTCTCCTCGGCCTCTTTACGATAATAGTGGTCTTCGGGGTGATGCTCTCCCTCCAGGAATCCCTGAGCATCGGGGACGGAATATACTTCGCCTTCATATCCGCCTTCACCGTCGGCTACGGGGACATAACCCCCACAACACCTGTGTCAAAGCTCCTCTGCGCCCTCGTGCTGCCGATACTGGGAATGATAATGACGGGAATAATGGTCGCAGCCGCGATGCAGGCGATATCGAGGCTCTACCAGGGGAGGGTCAAAAAGGCTTAG
- the gdhA gene encoding glutamate dehydrogenase, which produces MVEIDPFEMAVKQLERAAQFMDISEEALEWLKKPMRIVEVTVPLEMDDGSVKVFTGFRVQHNWARGPTKGGIRWHPAETLSTVKALATWMTWKVAVVDLPYGGGKGGIIVNPKELSDREKERLARNYIRAIYDVISPWTDIPAPDVYTNPQIMAWMMDEYEVISRRKGPSFGVITGKPPGVGGIVARMDATARGASFTVREAAKALGMDLKGKTIAIQGYGNAGYFMAKIMSEEYGMKVVAVSDSKGGIYNPDGLNADEVLKWKREHGSVKDFPGATNITNEELLELEVDVLAPSAIEGVITKDNADKIKAKIVAELANGPTTPEADEILHEKGVLIIPDFLCNAGGVTVSYFEWVQNINGFYWTVEETRKRLDDKMTKAFWDVYNTHKEKAIPMRDAAYVVAVQRVYDAMKHRGWVKK; this is translated from the coding sequence ATGGTCGAGATTGACCCGTTTGAGATGGCCGTTAAGCAGCTCGAGAGGGCTGCCCAGTTCATGGACATAAGCGAAGAGGCCCTTGAGTGGCTCAAGAAGCCCATGAGGATTGTGGAAGTTACCGTCCCGCTTGAGATGGACGACGGTTCTGTTAAGGTTTTCACCGGTTTCCGCGTTCAGCACAACTGGGCCCGCGGTCCGACTAAGGGCGGTATAAGGTGGCACCCGGCCGAGACCCTCAGCACCGTTAAGGCCCTCGCCACCTGGATGACCTGGAAAGTTGCCGTCGTTGACCTCCCCTACGGTGGAGGTAAGGGTGGTATCATAGTCAACCCGAAGGAGCTCTCCGACAGGGAGAAGGAGAGGCTCGCCAGGAACTACATAAGGGCCATCTACGACGTCATTAGCCCGTGGACTGACATCCCGGCCCCGGACGTTTACACCAACCCGCAGATCATGGCCTGGATGATGGACGAGTACGAGGTCATCAGCAGGAGGAAGGGCCCGAGCTTCGGTGTCATCACCGGCAAGCCGCCCGGAGTTGGCGGTATCGTCGCCAGGATGGACGCCACCGCCAGAGGTGCCAGCTTCACCGTCAGGGAAGCCGCCAAGGCCCTCGGTATGGACCTCAAGGGCAAGACCATCGCCATCCAGGGTTACGGTAACGCCGGCTACTTCATGGCCAAGATCATGAGCGAGGAGTACGGCATGAAGGTCGTCGCCGTCAGCGACAGCAAGGGCGGCATCTACAACCCGGACGGCCTCAACGCCGACGAGGTCCTCAAGTGGAAGAGGGAGCACGGCTCAGTCAAGGACTTCCCAGGTGCGACCAACATCACCAACGAGGAGCTCCTCGAGCTCGAGGTCGACGTCCTCGCCCCGAGCGCCATCGAGGGTGTTATAACCAAGGACAACGCCGACAAGATCAAGGCCAAGATCGTCGCCGAGCTCGCCAACGGTCCGACCACCCCGGAGGCCGACGAGATCCTCCACGAGAAGGGCGTCCTCATCATACCGGACTTCCTCTGTAACGCCGGCGGTGTTACCGTCAGCTACTTCGAGTGGGTCCAGAACATCAACGGCTTCTACTGGACCGTCGAGGAGACCAGGAAGAGGCTCGATGACAAGATGACCAAGGCCTTCTGGGACGTCTACAACACCCACAAGGAGAAGGCCATCCCAATGAGGGATGCCGCCTACGTCGTCGCCGTCCAGAGGGTCTACGACGCCATGAAACACCGCGGATGGGTGAAGAAGTGA
- a CDS encoding sodium-dependent transporter — MEQRDQWATKIGLILAMAGNAIGLGNFWRFPYQLASNGGGAFMIPYFIALFFLGIPVMWIEWTTGRYGGKYGHGTIGPMFYLMARESLKPKTALIFGIIGGMLAFSVASLLSSYYYQIIGWSAAYTYYSLTGAYFGKDTVQFFVDYVSNTGAVITFWGLTMVILGIAVGQGVSKGIERWVKVMMPLLYVFAILLVIRALTLGSPVKPEWSAIKGLEYIWKPNFEVLSQNFFKISLAAAGQIFFTLSLGMGIIHNYASYLGPEDDVALSGLATVSLNEFAEVILGGSLAIPIAFAYLGPEQAVKSGVGLAYMALPNVFMHMPGGQIFGAMWFLLLWFAGFTSAIATYNYLVAMIEEDIHIDRKIGTWLVFIFLFLLGLPVALDSSLVYLSELDMWVGSYFLVLLGLFDVIVAVWLFKPDNFWEELHKGAFINVPSWFKPIMVFIAPLFMIILLGGNTWDYYKMGALSFHVSKAYVEGVLGGAYPDAVPIVMRARIVILVIIIIGAIEAYMAIKKKYGEELAKNEVLIKL, encoded by the coding sequence GTGGAACAAAGAGATCAATGGGCTACAAAGATCGGTTTGATTTTAGCGATGGCAGGCAACGCCATCGGTCTTGGTAACTTCTGGAGGTTCCCGTACCAGCTCGCCAGTAACGGTGGCGGAGCGTTCATGATACCGTACTTCATAGCGCTGTTCTTCCTGGGTATCCCAGTGATGTGGATTGAGTGGACCACAGGAAGGTACGGCGGTAAGTACGGACACGGTACCATCGGACCCATGTTCTACCTGATGGCCAGGGAAAGCCTGAAGCCCAAGACAGCGTTGATATTCGGTATTATCGGCGGAATGCTGGCGTTTTCAGTCGCTTCGCTGCTGAGCTCGTACTACTACCAGATCATTGGTTGGTCAGCAGCCTATACCTACTACAGCCTCACGGGAGCCTACTTCGGTAAAGACACAGTGCAGTTCTTCGTTGACTACGTCTCCAACACAGGTGCGGTCATAACCTTCTGGGGACTGACAATGGTTATCCTCGGAATAGCGGTTGGACAGGGTGTCAGCAAGGGTATTGAGCGCTGGGTCAAGGTTATGATGCCCCTCCTGTACGTGTTCGCTATACTCCTGGTTATTAGGGCACTTACCCTTGGCTCACCAGTGAAACCGGAATGGAGCGCTATTAAGGGTCTCGAGTACATCTGGAAGCCAAACTTCGAGGTACTAAGCCAGAACTTCTTCAAGATCAGCCTGGCAGCGGCAGGACAGATATTCTTCACGCTGTCCCTCGGTATGGGTATCATCCACAACTACGCCAGCTACCTCGGTCCTGAGGACGACGTTGCCCTCAGCGGTCTCGCGACGGTCTCACTCAACGAGTTCGCAGAGGTCATCCTCGGTGGTTCGCTCGCTATCCCAATAGCCTTCGCCTACCTCGGTCCCGAGCAGGCCGTCAAGAGCGGTGTCGGTCTGGCCTACATGGCCCTACCCAACGTCTTCATGCACATGCCTGGAGGACAGATATTCGGTGCCATGTGGTTCCTGCTCCTCTGGTTCGCAGGATTCACCTCAGCCATAGCAACATACAACTACCTCGTCGCTATGATCGAAGAGGACATTCACATCGACAGGAAGATCGGAACCTGGCTGGTCTTCATATTCCTGTTCCTGCTTGGACTACCCGTTGCCCTTGACAGCAGCCTCGTCTACCTCAGCGAGCTCGATATGTGGGTCGGCAGCTACTTCCTGGTACTGCTCGGTCTCTTTGACGTCATCGTTGCAGTATGGCTCTTCAAGCCAGACAACTTCTGGGAGGAGCTCCACAAGGGTGCCTTCATCAACGTGCCCAGCTGGTTCAAGCCAATAATGGTCTTCATAGCACCGCTCTTCATGATAATCCTCCTCGGAGGAAACACCTGGGACTACTACAAGATGGGTGCACTCAGCTTCCACGTTTCCAAGGCTTACGTTGAAGGTGTCCTTGGAGGAGCCTACCCAGATGCAGTGCCGATCGTCATGAGGGCGAGGATAGTTATCCTCGTGATAATCATCATCGGTGCCATTGAGGCATACATGGCCATCAAGAAGAAGTACGGTGAGGAGCTTGCAAAGAACGAGGTGCTAATAAAGCTCTGA
- a CDS encoding alpha-glucosidase, which produces MRSSEILRDVAQTLEDVEKRINSLKALSDKNKQKALRLLNEAKRNFLELADNLEVDNEELANFFLKRAVKLKNNTNDKYIEKVGEKEYMKDVTAMNKYSKVAPYDFAGEVKVLRRAYFAFLAGMIPFYIVSGIFGPMYAFTALILIIPTLLAMLSLRKRGNLGLMLSFAVMPIPMVMGAFSIRYAIYAFNDPNELARIAEAFGRSISFAQGIVALIGTLGAATLILLGYASYMLYKHRHAFL; this is translated from the coding sequence ATGAGGAGTTCAGAGATTCTGCGAGATGTTGCACAGACATTAGAGGATGTTGAAAAAAGAATAAACTCACTCAAAGCTCTTTCGGACAAGAACAAACAGAAAGCTCTCCGGCTCCTCAATGAAGCCAAGAGGAATTTTCTAGAACTCGCCGATAACCTCGAAGTGGACAACGAGGAGCTGGCCAACTTCTTCCTGAAGAGGGCAGTCAAGCTCAAGAACAACACAAACGACAAGTACATCGAGAAGGTTGGCGAGAAGGAGTACATGAAGGACGTCACCGCGATGAACAAGTACTCCAAGGTTGCGCCGTACGATTTCGCTGGCGAGGTCAAGGTTCTCCGCCGGGCGTACTTTGCGTTCCTCGCGGGAATGATCCCGTTCTACATCGTCTCGGGCATATTTGGCCCGATGTACGCGTTCACCGCGCTGATACTGATAATACCCACGCTCCTGGCGATGCTAAGCCTGAGAAAGAGGGGCAACCTTGGCCTGATGCTCTCGTTCGCCGTGATGCCCATTCCGATGGTCATGGGGGCGTTCTCGATAAGGTATGCAATCTACGCGTTTAACGACCCGAATGAGCTAGCCAGAATAGCGGAGGCCTTTGGAAGGAGCATATCGTTCGCCCAGGGGATCGTAGCACTCATAGGCACTCTCGGAGCTGCCACGCTGATCCTGCTCGGGTACGCAAGCTACATGCTCTACAAGCACAGGCACGCTTTCCTCTAA
- a CDS encoding P-II family nitrogen regulator, whose protein sequence is MKKVEAIIRGNDFDRVKSALKQIGIVPLTVYPVQGRGVQGGVPPYDLLPKMKIEIVVKDRDLEKVIDVIIRNARSGTPGDGKIFVIPVEDAIRIRTGERGNEALY, encoded by the coding sequence ATGAAAAAGGTTGAGGCGATTATTAGGGGAAACGATTTCGACCGCGTGAAGAGCGCCCTCAAGCAGATAGGCATCGTGCCCCTGACGGTCTATCCTGTACAGGGGAGGGGCGTTCAGGGAGGCGTTCCGCCCTACGACCTTCTTCCGAAGATGAAGATCGAGATCGTCGTGAAGGACAGAGACCTTGAGAAGGTGATTGACGTTATCATCAGGAACGCGAGGAGCGGAACACCAGGAGACGGGAAGATATTCGTAATCCCCGTGGAAGACGCGATCAGGATAAGAACGGGGGAGAGGGGAAACGAAGCCCTCTACTGA